The nucleotide sequence GCCGCGGGGCGGTTTTTGTTTGGGGGGTGGAAAGTGCATATCAGCAATGCAAGCTTGTTGATTGAGTGGGCGGGGCGAAGGGATTATTGAATATCCGTCCTGGCTTGCTCCTCCTCCCAAAAGCCGGGGCCGAGCGCGATACTCCTCTTCCCAATCGCGCTTACTGATCAAGCCCGCAACGCTCACCTCCTCCCGAGCCTTGCGGGCTTTTCTGTATCTTAGTCACGTAATTTTTCAGGCTGGAATGTATTGTTAGTTCCAGAATCGCAGCTAACGTTCCATTTTCATGGTGCGTGCACTCCTGAGAGCTCGCCCGCCTCGCGCCCCTAAGCCCCCCGCCCAAACGCGAGGCGGTTCCTTTGAGCGGGAACCTTCTCATAGCTTTATATTCCAGCGCATCTGGAAGAAGTTATTTCCAGCTGAAGTAGGCTGAGACAAACCGCGTCCGAAAGTCTGCGTTTTTCCGGCGGCTCATGCCCATTTCTGCACGCATTCCATCGCTCGGAAAAACGGAGGCACGTGCTTTATGTTGCGTATTGCTTCCGAAATTCTGAAGTTGGTCTGCTGAGAGAGGAACACCTCTTTACTTTTGTGTGGTGTGAAATAACTAAAATACACTTCGAAAACTGACGGATGAAGTTTCAACAATTCAGTCGGTGTGCAAGTTTTTCTGTTCATTTGGCTAAATAAAATATATTATAAATTTATAATACATTACGTAGCGTCACTTTTGATTGAAATTTAAGTTTATATTTTTCTGCATTGTCTTCTGTGGACGGTCGAAGAAACGTCAATTATCGCCCCAATTATCCGTTTACAATCAGGAGAAGGCTGAGTCGCTTTCGTTCTTGAGGCGCCTCTGGCTGTTCGAGCGGGCATGATGTTGCGTTCTGTGCCTGATGCGGATTCCCTGCGGATAGTTATTCTCTGATCGTCGGAAAGGAACGGATTCTCCAACTCAAGGAACCGTTCAAGCCCCGGAAATTAACCATCTGTTAACCATTGCGCATATAGACCGGATAAACTGTTTTTTAACCAAGATGAATCAAGTGCTAACACAGTCTCGTCCAATCCGCCTGAAAGGAAGGTCCTTTCTGGCGCTGGTCCTTTCGCCTGAATTGCCGCTCGATGGCTGGCTCGACAAGCTGGACGATCTTGCAGCGCGTTCGGTTGGGTTCTTTCTCAATCGTCCGATCGTTCTCGATCTTGAAAATGTAACGATCGAGCGCCCGCAACTGGTGCAATTGCTTGAGGATCTGGTTAGCCGCGGCGTCTGGATCACTGGTTTCGAAAATGCACGGCCTTCGCTCCTCGGTCCCGGCATGCCGCCGGCGATGCGGGGCGGACAGCCTGCAGCCGATTTCGATCCGGAGATCGCGGAATCGAAACCGAAGGAACGCGCGCCGGCTGCGCCAGCATCGGTGCAACTGGTCAAGGCTGTACCATCCATGGTCGTCACCGAGCCGGTCCGGTCGGGGCAGTCGATCTATTTTCCAGATGGCGATGTGACGA is from Brucella intermedia LMG 3301 and encodes:
- the minC gene encoding septum site-determining protein MinC is translated as MNQVLTQSRPIRLKGRSFLALVLSPELPLDGWLDKLDDLAARSVGFFLNRPIVLDLENVTIERPQLVQLLEDLVSRGVWITGFENARPSLLGPGMPPAMRGGQPAADFDPEIAESKPKERAPAAPASVQLVKAVPSMVVTEPVRSGQSIYFPDGDVTIVGSVASGAEVVAGGSIHVYGALRGRAMAGTAGNADARIFCRKMEAELVAIDGLYKTAEDMESRLRGQAVQLWLDGDYMMAETLG